From Flavobacterium lipolyticum, one genomic window encodes:
- a CDS encoding PepSY-associated TM helix domain-containing protein: protein MKKGIKKTIRQIHLWLGLGSGLIVFIAALTGSILVFEKEIDSFLHPQYYQVSSVGTTKKTIDYCTDVLQKQYGIKKITRIYTFNDPSRTFQILAKDADKKAQFFSIDPYTGKVLATTPQESRFFVVVLSLHRQLLMGDAGQLIMGSSCIIFVLMLITGMVLWWPKKIKNLKQRLKVKWSGSFKRINWDFHSTFGFYSFLALLIISLTGLSFAFDWFQNGLYLIADGTTSKKVSLKVKNPTKIDPKLNNTAFYQGIYNKTDSIFPYTGNIQIRMPVDTINSITVLKEDLERIIPHQSSSAYFDKYTAENIENRPYKSYSNGDKLKRLMYPIHTGSVYGLTTKIIAFLVCLFAATLPITGLIIWLGRKKK from the coding sequence ATGAAGAAAGGAATAAAAAAAACGATCAGACAAATACATTTATGGCTGGGGCTTGGCTCAGGTTTAATCGTTTTTATTGCGGCCTTAACCGGCAGTATTTTAGTTTTTGAAAAAGAAATTGACTCATTCTTACATCCTCAATACTATCAGGTTTCATCTGTAGGGACGACCAAAAAAACAATTGATTATTGTACAGACGTTCTTCAGAAACAGTACGGCATCAAAAAAATTACCCGAATTTATACCTTCAATGATCCTTCGCGTACCTTCCAAATTCTGGCAAAGGATGCCGATAAAAAGGCACAGTTTTTTTCTATTGATCCTTATACCGGAAAAGTGCTCGCCACAACACCTCAGGAAAGTCGGTTTTTTGTAGTAGTGCTTTCCCTCCACAGACAATTGCTAATGGGTGATGCCGGGCAGCTTATTATGGGATCTTCCTGTATTATTTTTGTTCTGATGCTGATCACAGGTATGGTTTTATGGTGGCCGAAAAAGATTAAAAATTTAAAACAACGACTAAAGGTAAAATGGAGCGGTTCCTTCAAAAGAATCAATTGGGATTTTCATTCTACTTTTGGCTTTTACAGCTTCTTAGCTTTGCTTATTATTTCGCTAACCGGTCTTTCCTTTGCCTTTGACTGGTTTCAAAATGGCCTTTATTTAATCGCCGATGGAACTACCAGTAAAAAAGTGTCTTTAAAAGTAAAGAATCCAACAAAAATAGATCCTAAACTCAATAATACTGCTTTTTATCAAGGTATTTACAATAAGACCGACAGTATTTTTCCTTATACCGGAAATATCCAAATTAGAATGCCGGTGGATACAATCAATAGTATTACGGTTCTGAAGGAAGATCTGGAAAGAATCATTCCACATCAATCCAGCTCGGCTTATTTTGATAAGTATACGGCGGAAAATATTGAAAACAGACCTTACAAATCCTATTCAAACGGTGACAAACTGAAACGTCTGATGTATCCTATTCATACCGGAAGTGTTTATGGATTGACCACTAAAATAATTGCTTTTTTGGTTTGTCTTTTTGCTGCGACATTACCTATTACAGGACTAATCATTTGGCTCGGCAGAAAGAAAAAGTAG
- a CDS encoding TonB-dependent receptor, with product MKYLSLRTSKFLFIISLLFSVFSSFAQQNGGKIKGQITTSDGKSASGVIITLKNSRYKTISNSDGSFRLNKIAENIYTLQASLSGYETIEQEVTVANNETTNVTLQLKFNGKETNVSEENGDQLDEIIVSASRKVETLSKTPSSVTVINAKDIEDLSIVSPNIANIVAFAVPGLGSGTNNTGNYGQTLRGRNPLVLIDGIPQSTPLKSAGRELRSIDPSVIERIEVIKGATAIYGNGADGGLINYITKSGKTQKKFAGYSEAGTNGNIKGDSTLGYRFNQQFYGKISKFNYMVGGTYEKTGVFRDGGGKVISPEYGLGETKTYNVFTKVGYDLTPKQRIDFMYNYFSSNQDSDFILKNGVYGVSPAIGVLGNRPGVDEGNRYNHNANLQYVNRGIFGSTSLTANLYFQDFLTAFSNSTFFYGSGQSQTASTKKGVRVYLNSPFVISSNFTGDVTYGFDLLNDKTNQKLVDGRVWVPNIDMVNLAPYAQLSTQLFGDWNVKAGLRAENIKINIDDYNTLATGANGAGSIAVKGGKLNYDAFVFNTGIRYSRFKFFNPFVSFSQAFSVFDLGRVLTNAKQDAISKLETEPIIVNNYEGGFSSQLGKFNVSASYYLSTSKLGTNLIQVDGFLVAERLPERVWGYEVQADYQILKELTVGGNYANVQGRGDKDSDGNFYGPNDIYLKSNRIPPVKITGYAKYGGKRLNVELYWMYVGDRDVFKPNAKGAYAIGEGPIHSFNLWNLASAYKVTDSIRVKLGIENIFNTDYYPTTSQFFGTNANYTRGNGTRFNLALGYSF from the coding sequence ATGAAATATCTTAGTTTAAGAACATCAAAGTTTTTATTTATTATCAGCCTTTTATTTTCGGTCTTTTCTTCTTTTGCACAACAAAATGGTGGAAAAATTAAAGGACAAATCACAACCTCTGACGGAAAATCGGCTTCGGGAGTTATTATTACACTTAAAAATTCAAGATATAAAACCATTTCAAATAGCGACGGCAGCTTTAGACTGAACAAAATAGCAGAGAATATTTATACTCTGCAAGCTTCATTATCGGGCTACGAAACGATCGAACAGGAAGTTACGGTTGCCAACAATGAAACGACCAATGTGACTTTGCAATTGAAATTTAATGGTAAAGAAACCAACGTTTCTGAAGAGAATGGCGATCAGTTAGATGAGATAATCGTCTCGGCCAGTAGAAAAGTAGAAACTTTATCAAAAACACCTTCTTCGGTAACTGTCATTAATGCTAAGGATATTGAAGATTTATCGATTGTGAGTCCAAATATTGCCAATATTGTGGCATTTGCGGTTCCAGGCTTAGGATCGGGTACAAACAATACAGGGAATTACGGTCAGACACTTCGCGGTAGAAATCCCTTAGTTTTGATTGATGGAATTCCGCAATCGACGCCATTGAAATCTGCAGGACGTGAGCTGCGTTCTATAGATCCTTCTGTAATTGAACGTATCGAAGTCATTAAAGGAGCAACTGCTATTTATGGAAATGGTGCTGACGGAGGTTTGATTAATTACATTACAAAATCAGGTAAAACTCAAAAGAAATTCGCCGGATACAGTGAGGCAGGAACTAACGGAAATATAAAAGGTGACAGTACATTAGGATACCGCTTCAATCAGCAGTTTTATGGGAAAATCAGTAAGTTCAACTATATGGTAGGCGGAACTTATGAAAAAACGGGTGTTTTTCGTGATGGAGGAGGGAAGGTTATTTCTCCTGAGTACGGATTAGGAGAAACTAAAACGTATAATGTGTTTACTAAAGTAGGTTACGATTTAACCCCTAAGCAAAGAATTGACTTCATGTACAATTATTTCAGTTCGAATCAGGATTCGGATTTTATCCTTAAAAATGGAGTATACGGAGTAAGTCCTGCAATTGGAGTATTGGGTAACAGGCCTGGTGTAGACGAAGGAAATCGTTACAATCACAATGCGAATCTTCAGTATGTAAACAGAGGGATTTTTGGGAGCACTTCACTTACAGCTAACTTGTATTTTCAGGATTTCCTGACGGCATTTTCTAACTCTACTTTTTTCTACGGAAGCGGACAATCACAAACGGCATCTACCAAAAAAGGGGTAAGAGTATATTTGAATTCTCCTTTTGTAATTTCGTCAAACTTCACGGGTGATGTGACTTACGGATTCGATTTATTGAACGATAAAACGAACCAAAAACTGGTAGACGGACGTGTTTGGGTTCCGAACATCGATATGGTCAATCTGGCACCTTATGCACAATTATCGACACAGCTGTTTGGCGACTGGAATGTAAAAGCAGGTTTGCGTGCAGAAAACATTAAAATCAATATCGACGATTACAATACTCTTGCTACCGGTGCAAATGGAGCGGGAAGTATTGCTGTAAAAGGGGGAAAACTTAATTATGATGCTTTTGTTTTTAACACGGGTATTCGATATTCAAGATTTAAATTCTTCAATCCGTTTGTGAGTTTTTCTCAGGCTTTTTCTGTATTTGATTTAGGAAGGGTTTTAACCAATGCAAAACAGGATGCCATCTCTAAGTTGGAGACAGAACCAATTATTGTCAACAACTATGAAGGAGGTTTTAGCAGTCAGTTAGGAAAATTCAATGTAAGTGCTTCTTATTATTTGAGTACATCAAAATTAGGAACCAATTTGATTCAGGTAGACGGATTTTTAGTAGCAGAACGTTTGCCGGAAAGAGTTTGGGGATATGAGGTTCAGGCCGATTACCAAATTCTTAAGGAATTGACAGTAGGGGGTAACTATGCCAATGTACAGGGAAGAGGGGATAAAGATTCTGATGGGAACTTTTACGGACCAAACGATATTTATTTGAAATCAAACCGAATTCCTCCGGTTAAAATTACAGGTTACGCAAAGTATGGCGGTAAAAGATTAAATGTTGAATTGTACTGGATGTATGTTGGTGATCGTGATGTTTTCAAACCAAATGCCAAAGGAGCTTATGCCATTGGAGAAGGACCAATTCATTCTTTCAATTTATGGAATCTGGCATCTGCTTATAAAGTAACAGATAGCATCCGTGTTAAACTTGGAATTGAAAATATATTCAATACAGATTATTATCCAACAACTTCGCAGTTTTTTGGTACAAATGCCAATTATACAAGAGGAAACGGTACCAGATTTAATTTAGCACTGGGGTATAGCTTCTAA